The genomic segment ACGGCCGGTCTTCGGCATCGACCTCGCGGTGGAGGCCCTCGCCCCGCCGCCCCCGGCCGAGCGTCGGCGCACCCCGGCGCGCGGAGGCGCCCATGTCGTCGAACCGCCGCTGCGCGTGGTGCTGCTCGCCCAGGACCGGGCGGGCTGGGCACGGCTGTGCCGCATCACCTCGGCGGCGCACGCCGGCGCGGTGTCCGGTGCGGCGCCGGTGGTGCCGTGGACCGCGCTGCGTGAGCACGGCGGCCCCGGTCTGACCGTGCTGCTGGGCCCGCTGTCGGAGCCGGTACGGGCGCTGGCGGCGGGCCGCGAGGACGTCGCGGTGAAGCTGCTGGCGCCGTGGCGGCAGCTCTTCGGGGCCGGGCTGCGGCTGGAGGCCGTGGCGTACCAGCGCGGTGGCACGGGCCCGGGGTCGCTGCGGCTGGCCGCCCGTACCCTGGCGCTGGCCGACCGTACCGGCGTCACCGCCGTGCTCTCCAACGCGGTCCGCTACGCCGACCCCGCCCAGCACCGCCTGGCCGACGTGCTGGACGCCGCACGGCTGCTGCGCCCGGTCGACCGGCGCCGCCTGGACAGCGGGCAGCGCTGGCTCAAGGGCGAGGGCGCCATGGTCGCCGTCGCCCGCGCGGTCGCCGCGTCCGCCGGTCTTGACGACCGCCGGGCGCGCCGGCTCCTCGCGGACACCGCCGCGACGGCCGCCGGATGCGTCCTCGACCCGGTGGCGGACCTGGGGCTGGGCACCCACCACTTCCCGGAGGCGTCACTCTTCGGCGCCGGGCCGGATTCCGGGGGCGCCGCCCGGCTGCTGCGGACACGCGCCGAGGCGGGTCTGGTCCGCCGGGGCCTGGACCGCGACGCGGACGCCCGGGAGCGGCTGGACATGGAGCTCGGGGTGATCTCCCGGCTGGGGTACGACTCGTACTTCCTCGCCGTCGGCCAGGTGGTGGCGGACATCCGGGAGCTGGGCATCCGGGTCGCGGCCCGGGGTTCCGGGGCGGGCTCGATGGTCTGCCACACCCTGGACATCGCCACCGCCAACCCGCTGGAGCACCGGCTGCTGTTCGAACGCTTCCTCAGCGAGCGGCGCCGTTCGCTCCCGGACATCGACATCGACGTGGAGTCGGCGCGGCGGCTGGAGTGCTACGACGCGGTCTTCGCCCGGTTCGGCAAGGAGCGGGTCGCGGTCACCGCGATGCCCGAGACCTACCGGGCCCGCCGGGCGCTGCGGGACACCGGTCTCGCGCTCGGCATCGCTCCGGACGAGGTCGACCGGATCGCCAAGAGCTTCCCGCACCTGCGGGCCTCGGACATCACCGGCGCCCTCGCCGAGCTGCCCGAGCTGCGGCAGCTGGCGTCGCAGGCGAAGCGGTACGGACCGCTGTGGGAGCTCGCCGAGGGACTCGACTCCCTGGTGCACGGGATGGCCATGCACCCGTGCGGCGTGATCATCAGCGACGCGGGCCTGCTGGACCGGCTGCCGGTGCAGCCCACCCCGCAGGGCGACTACCCGATGGCCATGGCCGCGAAGGAGGAGGTGGAGGCGCTGGGCAACATCAAGCTCGACGTGCTCGGGGTGCGGATGCAGTCCGCGATGGCCCACGCCGTCGACGAGATCGAACGCGCGACCGGCGGCCGGATCGACCTGGACGACCCGGAGCAGGTGCCGCTCGACGACGTCTTCGCGTTCAAGCTGATCCAGCAGAGCGAGACGATCGGGCTGTTCCAGCTCGAATCGCCCGGTCAGCAGGACCTGCTCTCCCGTCTCCAGCCCCGCAACCCGCAGGACGTCATCGCCGACATCAGCCTCTTCCGTCCCGGCCCGGTCGCCGGAGGCATGCCCGAGCGGTACGTCGCCGCGCGGCACGGCCGGGCCCCCGCCTACGCCCACCCGGACCTCGAACCGGTGCTCGCCGACACCTACGGCGTGACCATCTGGCACGAGCAGATCATCGAGACCCTCTCCGTGATGACCGGCTGCGACCGGGCGATGGCCGAGGTCGCCCGCCGGGCGCTCGGCGACCGCAAGCGGCTGCCCGCCATCGGCAGGTGGTTCCACGACCGCGCGTCGGCCCGGGGGTACGGCCCCGAGGTCCGGGCGAAGGTGTGGGCGACCGTGGAGGCGTTCGGCGCCTACGGTTTCTGCCGCGCGCACGCGGTGGCCTTCGCCGTACCGGCGCTGCAGAGCGCCTGGCTCAAGGCTCACCACCCGGCGTTCCTCCTCGCCGGGCTGCTCGAACACGACCCCGGGATGTGGCCCCGGCGCGTCATCGTCGCCGACGCCCGCCGCCGGGGCGTGCCCGTGCTGCCCGTGGACGTCAACCGCTCCCGTGCCCGGTACGTGGTGGAGCGGGCCGGCGACGAGCGGTGGGGGGTGCGGCTCGCGCTGTCCTCCGTACGCGGCATCACCGAGGACGAGAGCGCCCGGATCGAGGCGGGCGCGCCCTACGACTCGCTGTCGGACTTCTGGCAGCGGGCCCGCCCCAGCCGGCCACTGGCCGAACGCCTGGTCGAGATCGGTGCGTTCGGTGGGCTCGGTGACGGCCGGCTCACCCGGCGGGACCTGCTGCTGCACGTCGCCGAACTGCACCGGCAGTCCCGCGCCCGGTCCGCCGGCGACGGGCAGCTCGCCCTCGACGCGGGTGCGGCGGGCGGGGCGGAGCCGAGCGGTCTGCCGGAGATGACCGGCCGCGAGGCCCTGGACGCCGAGCTGAACACGCTGGGCATCGACGTGTCCCGGCACCTCATGGTCCACCACCACCGCCTGCTGCGGGAGATCGGCGCGACGGACGCCGCGCACCTGGCCGACGTGCGCCAGGGACAGCAGGTCCTCGTCGCCGGGGTACGGGCCTCCACGCAGACCCCGCCGATCGCCAGCGGCAAGCGGATCATCTTCGTCACCCTGGAGGACGGCTCGGGCATGGTCGACCTGGTCTTCTTCGAGGACTCCCACCCGGCGTGCGCGCACACCGTCTTCCACAGCGGGCTGCTGCTGGTGCGCGGCACCGTGCAGGTACGCGGCAACCGGCGGTCGGTCGTCGGCACCATGGCCTGGGACCTGGACCGGATCGCGGCGGCCCGCCGCGACGACGGCCCCGCCGCCGCGCTCGCGCTGCTCGGCGGGGAGCGCCCGCACCCGACGCCCGCGCAGCCGGGGCGCACCCTGGCCAACGGCACCTCGGGAGCCCGGCTGCACCCGTACGCCGACCTCCAGCCGGCCGGCAGCCGCTCGGCCGACCTGCGCAAGCTCGGCCACACCAGCCAGGGGAGCGCGGGATGACACCCCCTCGTCCGGCCGGACGCCACATCGCCCATCTCCACCTGCACCCCGTGCCGGACGAGGAGCGGTACGCCGACATCGTCGAGCTGATGTCCGGCATCACCCCGCACGTCCGGGCCGTGCCGCCCGACGCCGTCCAGCTCGACCTCACCTCGGCGCTGCGCTACTTCGGGCTGGCCCCGTACGACCTGGTGCAGATGGTCATGCTCCGGCTGTTCGCGCTGTACGGGATCGAGTGCGGCGCGGGGCTCGCGGGCAACCGCATGCTGGCCGCCATGGCGGCCGACGCGTCCGGGCCGGGGCACACCACGGAGGTCCCCGGCGACCGGGCGGACTCCTGGCTGCGCCCCCGCCCGGTCGCCGCGCTGCCCGGCGTCGGCCGCGCCACCGCGACCGCGCTCGGGCGGTACGGCGTGCACACCATCGGCCAGATCGCCGACCTGCCGCCACTGACCCTCCAGCGTCTGCTCGGCGCCGGTCCCGCCCGGCTGCTGGCCGAACGCGCGCACGGCCGCGACCCCCGCCCGGTCGTGCCGCAGGAGCCCGCCGCCCATCTCTCCGTCGATCTGGTGCTCGACCGGGACTGCCTCGACCCCGGCCTGCACCACCGGGCGGTGCTGGGGCTCGCCGAGCGGCTGGGCCAGGGCCTGCGCGCCGGGCACCGGGTCGCCGGGCGCCTGACGCTCACCGTGCGGTACGCCGACCGGACGTCCAGCACCCGTTCCCGTACCTCCCCCGAGCCCACCGGCCACTCCCCCCTTCTCGCCGCCACCGCCCTGGGGCTGCTGGACTCGCTCGGGCTGCAACGCGCCCGGGTGCGCGCCTACACGCTGCGCGCGGACGGCCTCTCGCCGGCCGAGGACGCCCCGCGCCAGCTCTCCCTGGACCCGGTCGACGACCGGTCCCGCGCCGCCGAGGCCGCCTCGGACCGGGCCCGCCGCCGCTTCGGCGCCGGGGCCGTACGACCCGCGACCCTGGCCCCGGCACCGGGCACGGCACCGGCCCGGGCACCGGCGGGGACGCCGACACCGCGCAGGCACCCGCCCGCCGCGTGAAGGGCGGCCGGGGAGCGGGGATGGGGTGAGACGCCGGGGAACGGGGGTGAGGGGCCGGGGAGCGTCCGCTCCTTGCGCCATTCGGCCCGCCCCGCCTGCGCGACGCGCCCCTCGCGCCGAGCGTGGAGGGCATGAACTTCGCCGGTGAGGTCAAACAGGCCGTCACTCCCCGGGCCGCCCTGCTCGTCCTCGGCGCGCTGGTCCTGCAACTGCTCTTCATCGCCTCCTACGTGGGCGCCCTGCACCGGCCGGTGGCCACCGACGTCCCCTTCGGTGTCGTGGCGCCCCCGCAGGTGTCCCAGCAGCTGACCACCGCGCTGGACGAGCTGCCGGGCGGCCCGCTGGACCCGCGCGCCGTGGACGACGCCGCCGAGGCGCGGCGGCAGATCATGAACCGCGAGATCGACGGCGCGCTGGTGGTGAACCCGTCCGGCACGACCGACACCGTGCTGGTCGCCTCCGGCGGCGGCTCCGCGCTCGCCAACTCCCTGGGGAAGATCACCACCGAGGTCCTGGCCCAGCAGCAGCGCACCGCCCGGATCGTGGACGTGGCCCCGGCCTCCTCCGACGACTTCGACGGGCTCTCGTCGTTCTACCTGGTCGTCGGGTGGTGCGTGGGCGGATACCTCTGCGCCTCGATCCTCGCGATCAGTGCGGGCTCCCGGCCGGCCAACGCGCGGCGCGCGCTCATCCGCACCCTGGCGATGGCGGTGTACGCGGTGCTGGGCGGCATCGGCGGCGCGCTCATCATCGGCCCCGTCCTCGGCGCGCTGCCCGGCAGCTTCTGGGGGCTGGCGGGGCTGGGCGCGCTGGTCGTGTTCGCCACCGGGATGATCACCCTCGCACTGCAGGCGCTGACCGGCATCGTCGGCATCGGGCTGGCCGTCCTGATCATCGTGATCGCGGGCAACCCGAGCGCGGGCGGCGCCTTCCCGCTGCCGATGCTGCCGGACTTCTGGCGCACGATCGGCCCGGCCCTGCCCCCGGGCGCGGGCACCTGGGTCGCCCGCTCGATCGCCTACTTCCGGGGCAACGCGGTCACCGGCTCCCTGCTGATCCTCTCCGCCTGGGCCGTCGTCGGTACGGCCCTGACCCTGCTGCTCTCCCTGCGGCACACCCGGACGAAGCCCGCAGGGGGCGCCTCAGACACCGCCGGGACCGGTCCCGGCGCACCAGGAACCCCGGGAGCACCTCCAGGGGGCGCACACACCGTATGACCCCGTTTCTCCCCCAACAGGTAGTGCGCACAAGGGCTTTGATGGCCCATCATCGAAAGGAGAGCTCGTACCGGGCGCGCCGCGCCCGGGCGGCCGGGCGACCTGAGGAGGTACGGGTGCGCAACCGGGTGCGCGTGGCGGACGGACGTCACCTGATCGTGGAGCGGCAGGGGGATCCGCGCGGAAGACCCGTCTTCCTGCTGCACGGAACCCCGGGCAGCCGGCTGGGACCCGCTCCGCGCGGCATGATCATGTACCAGCGCCAGACCCAGCTCATCACCTACGACCGGCCCGGCTACGGCGAGTCCGACCGGTGTCCGGGCCGCAGCGTGGGCGACGTCGCCGAGGACGTACGCGCCATCGCCGACGCCCTCGACCTGGAGCGGTTCGCCGTGGTGGGCCGCTCCGGCGGCGCCCCGCACGCCCTGGCCTGCGCGGCGCTGATGCCCGAGCGGGTGACCCGGGCGGCCGCCCTGGTGCCGCTGGCTCCCTGGGACGCCCCGGGGCTCGACTGGTTCGAGGGGATGGCCGCCTCCAACGTACTGGCGTACTCCACCGCGGCGGCCGACCCGGACAGTCTCACGGCGTCCTTCATCGTCCGCTCGGCCGAGATCCGGGTCGACCCGGTACGGCTCCTGGACGACCTGCGGCGCGAACTCACCGACTCCGACCGGGTGGTGGTCAACGACGCGGGCATCCGCTCGATGCTGCTGCGCAACTACAGCGAGGGCCTGCGCACTTCGGCGTACGGCTGGATCGACGACGCCCTCGCCTTCAGCCGGCCGTGGGGCTTCGACCCGGCCGACATCACCTGCCCGGTGATGCTCTGGCACGGCGAGCAGGACGTCTTCTCACCGGCCAGCCACTCCCGTTGGCTGGGGGGCCGGATCCCGGGCGCGACGACCGTGCTGGAACCGGCGGCGGCGCACTTCGACGCACTGTCTGTGCTTCCCCGCATCCTGAACTGGCTGCTGGACGGCCGCGAGGCCGGCGCGGGCTCGATGAACTGAGCAACCGTCCCGACCGGGAGGGGCGGGTCACCGACCGGGTGGCCCGCCCCTCCCGCGCGCTCACACCTGGATCGGTTCCAGCTCCCGTTCGAACCTCCTGCCGTCCCGTGCGATCCGCGTCATCGGATGGTCGTCACCGAGCTGGCGGGCCAGCTCCCCCACGATCCGCGCCCGCAGCTGCTGGGCCTCCTCGTGCCGGCCGAGGTCCTCCAGCGTGACCGCCGTGTTCCCCATCATGGCCAGCGCCTCCGGATGCTGCGCCCCGAGAGCCTTGCCGAGCTGTCCTGCGAGGAGCTGCTCCGTCTCCAGTACCAGCACCGCGTCCCCGAGCACCGCGGTCGCGCTGGCCAGGTTCATCACGCAGAAGAGCGTGTGCGGGTGGTCCCGGCCGAACAGCTCCCGCATCAGGTCGACGACCCGCCGCGACGTCCTGGCCGCCTCCTCGGCCTCCCCCGAGCCGAGCAGGTAGACGGCCAGGTTGTTCTGCGCGGCCAGGGTGTACGGGTGCCGCTCCCCCGGCACCACCAGGTACTGCTCGACCACCTCTCGCGCCGCGTCCCTCGCCTGCGACGTCTCACCGATCGCGTAGTAGTCGGCAGCCAGGTTGAGGTCGCAGGCCAGCGACTCCGGGTTGGGCGTGCTGTACTTCGCCCGGTACCTGGCCCGGGTGGCCAGCGTCAGCCTGCGGGCGTCCTCCAGCTGCCCCGCCCTGCGCAGCGCCACCGCGAGCGCCTTGGCGGCGGAGAGCGTGCCCGGGAAGGCGGGGCCGAGCGTCCTCTTGTAGCTGTCGTACGTACGGCTGAGCAGCGCCACGGAGTCCTCGTACCGGCCCACGTCGCGCAGGTCGCGGGCGAGGCTCACAGCGGAGGAGAGGCTGTACGGATGCTCCGCGCCGAGCACCTCGCTGCGCCGGTCGTACACCTCCTGGTCGATCTCCCGGGCCCGGGAGTACTGCCCGACCAGCCGCAGGTTGAGCGCCAGGTTGTTCGCCGCCGCGAGGGTCCTCGGGTGGCCCTCGTGGAAGATCTGCCCGAACCCCTCACGGGCCTCGTTGGCCAGCTCGATCGCCCGGCCGTACTCCCCGAGCATGCCGAGGTCGGTCGCCAGACTGCTCGTCGTCATGTAGGTGTGGGGGTGCTCCGCGCCCAGGATGTCGCGCTGCCGCTGGAGGGTGATCTCGTCGAGCTCCTTCGCCTCCACGTAACGCCCGCGCGAGCGGAAGATGTTGGAGATGTGGAAGCAGAGGTACAGGTACTGGATGTCCTCCTTGCCCAGCGTCTCCGCCCAGGCGGCGCGGAGTTCGGCGCCCAGCGCGCCCGCCGTGCGGACGTCGCCGCGCTTCCAGAGGTAGCGGACGCGGTCGATCAGCAGCCTGCGGGTCTCCGGCTCCCCGCAGTGGCGCGCCCCGGACGGGCCCAGGTGCGGCCAGATGGTGGCGAACCGCGCCCAGTTCTCCGGGTTGTCGATCGGCTCGTCGTCGTCCGGCCGGGCCCCGGCCAGGACGCGGTGGACCACGTGCCGGGCCTCCCGCTGCTCCTCCTCGCTGAGCTGCGCCTTGATGACGGCCTGCACCAGCCGGTGCACCTGGATCGAGTTGGAGACCTGGTCGACCTTGGCGAGCGCGAACCGGCCGATCTCCCGGATGACCCGGCCGAGGACGAGCTTCTCCTGGAGGGAGGAGTCGTACGGCTTGAGTGCCTCGATCATCTCCTTGCTGTAGAGGAGGCTCGCGCTGATCGGCTCGGGGGCGAAGAAGGCGCAGAGCTGGAGCAGCCGCACCGCGGCGGGCGACCGTTCCTTGAGCCGCTCGATGGAGACGTTCCAGGTGGCGGCCACGGGTTCCGGGTAGCCGGCCGGCTGGTTGAGGGACAGCACCTGGGCGGCCTGCTCGGCGAGCTGGTCGAGGTAGGTGTCGACGGGGGTCGCGGTCTCCGCGATCCAGGCGGCGGCCTGCTCGACGGCGAGCGGCAGGTCACCGACGGCCGTGGCGACCCGCCCGGCGTCCTCCTCGCTGAGTCCGGGTGCGCGGCGGCGGAGGTGTTCGACGGACTCCTCGCGCAGGAAGACGTCGACGGGCAGCGCGTCGCCGTGCTGCGACCAGGTCTGGTTCCGCGACGTCACCAGGATGTGGCCGGAGCCGCCCTGCGGGAAGTAGCGCCTGATCCGTTCGGGGTCGTCCGCGTTGTCGAAGACCAGCAGCCACCGGTCGGTGGGCACCCCGCGGCGCAGCAGGTCGACGGCTTCCTTGGAGGCCGCCGCCATGTCGTCACCGCCCTGCGTGCCCAGCCGGGCGGCGAGTTCCGCGAGTCCGGCGACCACGTCGTCGGTCTGCTCGGAGGAGATCCACCACACCAGGTCGTAGTCGGCCATGAAGCGGTGCACGTACTCCAGCGCCACCTGCGTCTTGCCGACGCCGCCGAGGCCGTACAGGGTCTGCGGCTGGGGCAGCACCACCGCCATGCCGCCGCCGAGCTGGTCGCGCATGCGTTCCAGTACCAGGGAGCGGCCGGTGAATCCGGGGTTGCGCGGCGGGGCGTTCCAGATCTTCGGGACCGTGCCGGGGAACCTGGGTCCCGGCGCCGACCCGTCGCCCAGGTGGGCCGGGCGGTCCAGCGCGCGCAGCAGGGCGGCCGCGGCGTGGGCCTCGTCGAGCCGGAAGAGGTCCACCGGGTTGCGGTCGATGTAGGCGGAGGTGAGCCGGACGTCTCCGACGCGGAACAGGATCTGGCGCCGGCCGCCGGTCTGGTCCTCGGTGCTGGAGCGCTGCCACAGTTCGGTGGCGCGCTGGGACTTGAGGTAGGCGCTGGAGAGCAGCACGACGGTGCGGGCGGCGGTCTCCGGCGCGGTGACGGGCGGTTCGCGGTCCTCGCGTTCGGTGGAGACGTCGCGCGGTACGACACGGAAGCCGGCCCGGGTGAGGACGGACTCGATCCAGTCCGCCCACATCCGGTTCTCCGCGACGTAGTTGAGGAAGATGTCGGCGGGGAGCGTGGGCCGGCGCCGGGTGAAGGCGTCGCGGATGCGCAGCCGGACGTCCTCCGCGACCGGCGGCATGGAGGTGACCTCCTGCTCGGTGACGACCGCCACGAGCCGTTCGAAGGCGGAGAGCAGCGAGTTGGTGAGCCCGGCTTCGTCGCCGAAGGTCGCGAGCGTCTCCTCGTACGCGTAGTAGGGGCGGTACGGGATCTCCACCGCACCCCAGTAGGCGGTGAGTTCGTCGCCGGACAGGTCGCGCGGCAGCCGGTCGAACTTGAAGCGGGCGAGGGCCCGTCCGGCGTCGGCCTTCTCCTTCTCGCCCTCGTCGATGCGCATCGGGACGGGGTAGATCGCGATCGGCCGCCCGCTGTAGCGCTCGGCCGTCTGGCGGGCCACGGAGGCGGCGCCGTCGATGGACTGGTCGCTGAGGGTGAAGCAGTCCACCAGCACGTCGGGGAGGTGGACGGTGCAGATGTCGGCGATGTCGCTGAGGCCGGTGCGGCTGTCGATGAGGACGTAGTCGTAGTTGGCCTTCATGTCGTCGCGCAGGGCGTCGAAGAAGCTTCCGCCGCCGAGCCGGTCGTAGAAGTTGTCCCAGTCGAACGTGGAGACGGCGGCGGAGTACTCGCGGTTCTGGCGGCCGGCCGAGACGAAGTCGAGGGTTCCTCCCCGGGGGAACTCCCAGCCGAGCGTCTCCGGTGTCAGGGAGACGGCGTGCTGCTGGATGCGCGCGTAGTCGCGGTGCCAGTCGTCGGGGCGCTGCGCGGGGCTGGTGGCGGCCCAGGCGTATTCGGTGATGAGGTCGATGACACCGGTGGTGGCGCCGAGGGTGGCGGGGTCGAGGAAGGGGTGGAAGAACCGGTGCAGGCCCGGCGCCTCCAGGTCCCAGTCGACGGCCAGGACCCGCTTGCCGTTGGCGGCCAGGATCCAGGCGGTGTTGGCCAGGGCCATGGTGCGCCCCGTGCCTCCCTTGTAGGAGTAGAAAGTGACGATCCGCCCGTCACGACCGGCTGTCATACGTCCTCCGCTTGCGTCCCAGGGTCGAGCGTGTCGGGTATGAACTGTGTGTGGCCCATGGGCCCCGTCAGCCGGGTGCGTTCACCGTGCCCGCCGCCGCTGCCGGGCGGGTAGACGGTCGCGTTGCGCAGGTACTGCTGCGCGGCGACTTCGACGACCTGCGGCAGGATCTGGCCGAACGCCTCCATGGTGGGTACTCCTTTGGCCGCGACGCGGCAGAAGGCGCGCCCCTGGCTCATCTTGACGGGCATGGTCTGTTCGAGGATCGCGGTGAGTTCCGCTTCCTCGGCGGTGCTCTGCGGGTCGTCGCGGTTCCACGGCACGACCAGGGTCACCCAGGGCCTGTTGTCGGCGTCGAACGCGGCGAGCCTGCGGCGGCGGTCCTCGTCCCGGAGCGCCCATCGGTCGAGTATGAGGATCTCCGGCGTGGTGGGGGCCCGCTTCTCCGCGGACAGTCCCTGGCCCTCGGACTGCCCCTGGTCCTCGTCGAACGAGCCGATCACGGCCTGGTAGTTGAGCGAGCGGACGAGTTCCTCGGTGACGTAGGCCAGCGGGCGCGCGGCGGCCGGGTGGTAGGGGTTCCAGTCCTGCGGGTTGTCGCCGTAGTAGGCCTCGTTCCGCCCGGGCGGGAGATCGTGGCGGGTGGGTGCGGCGATGGTGATGCGCATCGGCTTCGGCGCCCCCGCACCGCTGCTGCGGGACCCGAAGGCACTGGGGGCGAGGCGGTAGTCGACGGGTCTTCCGGTGTCGATCCGCACGGTGTCGGCGACGGTGACGATGCGCTTGGCCAGCTCGTACACGGCTCTTTCGTACTCCTGGGCGAAGAGCCGGAGCTTGATCAGGCCGTAGAGCCCGTCGCTGACGTAGCGTTCCCCGAAGTCCCGGTGGTTGAACTGGATGCGCTCGGCGGAGCCCGGTAACTGACTGGGCGGCACCGGCACCCAGAGCGCCGGGACGATCGCCTCGGCGGGCTGGTTGGAGCGGGCGCGATGATGGATCGCCCGCTGTTCGAAGGCGTACCACTCCTTGCCGCACATCTCGCTGGCGAAGTAGCGCGGCGAGAACAGCGGAACGAAGACCCGGCAGGTGGCGAGCACCGCGCCGAGCCGTTCCGACCAGCCCTCGCCGGATCGTATTTCCCGGTCCATGAACCCCGCGGTGGTGCCCGCGGGGAGATCGGTCATGGCCATCACATGGCCGCAGAGATCTTGGAAAAGGCGTTCGACCCACATGTCCGGGTCCGTTCCACCGCCGTACCCCGGTGTGTGCGCGTAACTGAGAAAGAAGTACGGCCGATGGTCCGACGCTCGCTGTTGCATCATGCGTGCACACGACCCCCGTCCTGTGTGAGCACCCACATCCGATGCTACGGAGTGAATGCGAGCGAATTCATCATTCCGGAGCGGGCCGCTCTCCACCCCTTCGATCTTCGGTCATTCACCGCCCCTTTTCAGTCATCTCCCCAGCAGCATCGATCACTTACCTTCTTGATCGAAGATTGTCCCGGAGTCGCCGTTCCTGCTGACCCCCTGCGCACCGCTGAGCTCTTTTCGGATCACGTCCAACAGACGCTTCCCGTGGACGGTCGCCTCGGGAGCCTCTTCCAGCAGGTCGAGCGCTTCCTGCACACCCGCGGGGAATTCCGGATCGAAGAGCCCGACGCCCACCCGCTCATGGGTCTCGGCCAGCAGACGGGAGAACGGAAGGGCGGTCCCGTCCCAGGGCGACAGATACTCCCAGTCCCCGTCCGCCGCGTACAGGTCCGTGACGTCGCGCAGGGCCCGCAGCTCGCTCCTGCGGTGGGCCCGCACCATCTCGACCGCCGTTCCTGGGCCGTCGGCGTCCACCGGGACCCCGAGCGCTCCATGGCCGCGAGGCCGCTCGGCCCGGCAGCCCCGGGTCAGCGGGGTGACGGTGGTCACCGCCTCCGCCATGGCCGTGGCCATCGCCGGAGCCACCGCCTCGATCCGGGCCCAGGCGCCGGCGAGCGCCTCCCCGAAGGCCTCGAAGACCTCGGGCTCCAGACGGTCCGCGGCGGGCGCCGCGTGGCAGTCGCGGTAGGGGTCGAGATCGTCGACGGCCCAGCCGGGCAGCCCGGCCACCGCGAGCCGGCGGACCGGCCGCCAGCCGCCGCCCGGCTCCCCGAACGCGACGCGCAGTTCCTCGCCGCTCCCGCGCTCCACCACGAAGCCCTCGGGCACGCCCCGGACGAGGACCGTCCCGTGGTCGCCCGCACCGCCGAGCGTCAGCTCGCCGAGGGTGGGCAGGAACAGCCCGCCTCCCCGGTGGACCACCGGCACGGGGTCCGTCAGGCCGGCCCGCAGGGCCGCCGCGGCCACGTACGAGGTGAGCCGCGAGGCCTCCGCGACGGCCCGGTCCGGGTCGGAGTGGAGCCCCTCCACGGTCTCCTGGAGCCAGGAACGCGCGTACGGATGGGCGAGCACGCGGTCGAGGCCGGCGGCCCCCGCCTCCGACTCCTCCAGGACGCCCGCCGTCTCCCACGCCCGCGCCCACGGCTCACCCCCGAGCCCGTCGAGCAGCGCGTGGAGGCCGGCCAGCAGCGTGCGGGTGAGCTCGTGGTGCTCGGCGGCCGTCCCGGCCGGGCCGGACAGGGCGGGCGAGACGAGGGCCGACCCCGTACGCTCCTCGATCCCGCGCACCAGCGCTTCGAGGTCCGCGCAGTACACGGACGGGTTGTCGAACTCGTTGGAGGAGCGGTAGCGGTGGGTGTAGAGCCCGCCGCCGCACGAACGTACGACGGGGCAACTGCGGCAGTCCTCGCTGACGCCCGCCAGACCGAGCTGGCGGGCCTGGACTCCCGGATGGGCTGCCACCTGGTCGAAGGAGTGGGTGAAGACGTCGAAGCCCGTGGCGGCTGCGCCCTCGTACGCGCTCTTGAGCGAATCGACCTGTTCCAGCTGCCCGTCCGTCTCCACGACGACGAGGTCGGTGGGGGCAAGCCCGAGCGATTCGGTGAGGCTCGGCCCGCCGCTCAGGGTGGACAGCACCGAGGAGAACAGCCGGACCGGCACCGGACGCCCCTGCTCC from the Streptomyces sp. NBC_01335 genome contains:
- a CDS encoding DNA polymerase Y family protein encodes the protein MTPPRPAGRHIAHLHLHPVPDEERYADIVELMSGITPHVRAVPPDAVQLDLTSALRYFGLAPYDLVQMVMLRLFALYGIECGAGLAGNRMLAAMAADASGPGHTTEVPGDRADSWLRPRPVAALPGVGRATATALGRYGVHTIGQIADLPPLTLQRLLGAGPARLLAERAHGRDPRPVVPQEPAAHLSVDLVLDRDCLDPGLHHRAVLGLAERLGQGLRAGHRVAGRLTLTVRYADRTSSTRSRTSPEPTGHSPLLAATALGLLDSLGLQRARVRAYTLRADGLSPAEDAPRQLSLDPVDDRSRAAEAASDRARRRFGAGAVRPATLAPAPGTAPARAPAGTPTPRRHPPAA
- a CDS encoding DNA polymerase III subunit alpha — its product is MAGFAHLHVASGYSARYGAAHPEHLARRAAGLGMAELALTDRSTVTGAVRFAQACAREGVRPVFGIDLAVEALAPPPPAERRRTPARGGAHVVEPPLRVVLLAQDRAGWARLCRITSAAHAGAVSGAAPVVPWTALREHGGPGLTVLLGPLSEPVRALAAGREDVAVKLLAPWRQLFGAGLRLEAVAYQRGGTGPGSLRLAARTLALADRTGVTAVLSNAVRYADPAQHRLADVLDAARLLRPVDRRRLDSGQRWLKGEGAMVAVARAVAASAGLDDRRARRLLADTAATAAGCVLDPVADLGLGTHHFPEASLFGAGPDSGGAARLLRTRAEAGLVRRGLDRDADARERLDMELGVISRLGYDSYFLAVGQVVADIRELGIRVAARGSGAGSMVCHTLDIATANPLEHRLLFERFLSERRRSLPDIDIDVESARRLECYDAVFARFGKERVAVTAMPETYRARRALRDTGLALGIAPDEVDRIAKSFPHLRASDITGALAELPELRQLASQAKRYGPLWELAEGLDSLVHGMAMHPCGVIISDAGLLDRLPVQPTPQGDYPMAMAAKEEVEALGNIKLDVLGVRMQSAMAHAVDEIERATGGRIDLDDPEQVPLDDVFAFKLIQQSETIGLFQLESPGQQDLLSRLQPRNPQDVIADISLFRPGPVAGGMPERYVAARHGRAPAYAHPDLEPVLADTYGVTIWHEQIIETLSVMTGCDRAMAEVARRALGDRKRLPAIGRWFHDRASARGYGPEVRAKVWATVEAFGAYGFCRAHAVAFAVPALQSAWLKAHHPAFLLAGLLEHDPGMWPRRVIVADARRRGVPVLPVDVNRSRARYVVERAGDERWGVRLALSSVRGITEDESARIEAGAPYDSLSDFWQRARPSRPLAERLVEIGAFGGLGDGRLTRRDLLLHVAELHRQSRARSAGDGQLALDAGAAGGAEPSGLPEMTGREALDAELNTLGIDVSRHLMVHHHRLLREIGATDAAHLADVRQGQQVLVAGVRASTQTPPIASGKRIIFVTLEDGSGMVDLVFFEDSHPACAHTVFHSGLLLVRGTVQVRGNRRSVVGTMAWDLDRIAAARRDDGPAAALALLGGERPHPTPAQPGRTLANGTSGARLHPYADLQPAGSRSADLRKLGHTSQGSAG
- a CDS encoding DUF3533 domain-containing protein, encoding MNFAGEVKQAVTPRAALLVLGALVLQLLFIASYVGALHRPVATDVPFGVVAPPQVSQQLTTALDELPGGPLDPRAVDDAAEARRQIMNREIDGALVVNPSGTTDTVLVASGGGSALANSLGKITTEVLAQQQRTARIVDVAPASSDDFDGLSSFYLVVGWCVGGYLCASILAISAGSRPANARRALIRTLAMAVYAVLGGIGGALIIGPVLGALPGSFWGLAGLGALVVFATGMITLALQALTGIVGIGLAVLIIVIAGNPSAGGAFPLPMLPDFWRTIGPALPPGAGTWVARSIAYFRGNAVTGSLLILSAWAVVGTALTLLLSLRHTRTKPAGGASDTAGTGPGAPGTPGAPPGGAHTV
- a CDS encoding alpha/beta fold hydrolase, which produces MRNRVRVADGRHLIVERQGDPRGRPVFLLHGTPGSRLGPAPRGMIMYQRQTQLITYDRPGYGESDRCPGRSVGDVAEDVRAIADALDLERFAVVGRSGGAPHALACAALMPERVTRAAALVPLAPWDAPGLDWFEGMAASNVLAYSTAAADPDSLTASFIVRSAEIRVDPVRLLDDLRRELTDSDRVVVNDAGIRSMLLRNYSEGLRTSAYGWIDDALAFSRPWGFDPADITCPVMLWHGEQDVFSPASHSRWLGGRIPGATTVLEPAAAHFDALSVLPRILNWLLDGREAGAGSMN